The sequence CATGAagatggagctggagcagcgCGGAGAGACACACTCGCTTAGGAGTCAagttaaatgttttaatgttaAATGTGCCATTTTATTATCATTAGATCGCTCCCACTTAATGAAAGCGCATTAGCGCAGCGTGGCTTTATGGCAGAGAGCACCGAGCTTGGCCTGTGTGCTTCCAGGAGgtggtggggaaagggaaacaACCTGCCAAGAAGTGAGGGGGGTCCCCAGGGTGCGGGGTGTCCCCGGGGCCAggtgcagggcacagcacatggcacagggacagcacacGGCCAGGGCCGAGGCTGAGCCGTGCAGGCAGCCAGCAATGCACATCATCATCTCCTCTGCGTTAATTATTTAATGCCGGCAGGCAGAGGCTCTGTCCCGCTGCTCATCTGCATATTTATGAAGATTGATAAATGATTCAGCACTGGCACCCACGAGGgcttcccccccctccccaccccctccGCAGCACCCATGGGTGCAGCAGGCTCAGGGAAGAAGCCAGACTTGGCCTTTGCATGCAGCTCTGCATCCTTGCTGGAGCTGGATCCATTCCGTCAGACCTCTTCACCATGCAAACACCCCCCCAAAAACGGGGAGACCCCCCAGGCACATGGAACAGGCAGCAGCCGGTATCACCAGCCAGAAATGACGtttattttcataatgaaagtaaagggggtggggggagaatGCACAGCTGGGCTAGTGCAAAACAGCCAGGCAGAGgtggggggctggggggtgaCAAAAAACCCAGGTGGGCACGTGGGAccctgtccccatgtccccttCCCGGCTGCCGGGCGGCTGCTCCCCAGGGCCCGGCCAGCGAGAGACGTCTTTGGCTCAACTAAAAGGGGTGTAAGAGGACGGCAGGGTGCCGAAGGGGGGAGTTTAAGTTATAAAACAAGGAGCCAGCAGGCACTGAGGAATAAATCCCGGGTGCCGGAGCAGCCGGCTCCGCCGCCAAGGACAGACAGGAGGTGGGAGGGTGGGGGGTGCAGCCAGCGAGCCGGCCGGGCTGCTCCTCCCATGGCTGGAGCCGGGGGCTCCAAATACCGGCTGCCCGGGGCGGCCCCCGGAGCTGAGCGTTCCCGGGGCGGTGGGAAGTGGCGGTGGGGGGCTAGGCGGGGGTCTCGGCAGCCCGGCTCTCCGCCTCGCTGGCACTGGGGGAGCTGCGGGAGGAGCGACGTGTGCTGTCCCCGGCGTCGTGCTCATCGTCCCATCTGTCATAGGTGAAGGTGTGCCGGGAGCTCgtggggctgtgggagagaGCAGGGTTAGAGGGGGTCACGGGGGGCTCCATGTCCCCAGCATGGCttggctgcagagcacagctccccTCCGGCTGCAGCGGGAGCTGCGGTGAGCCAGCACGCTGGCAGCCAGCTGGATGGAGCCTTGATTGcctccttttttattctttccgAGATATTTGGGACATGCCTCACTGCAAACAACTCCTCGCTGCGCTGAGCTGagcccctgctctgcagtggggctgagctgagccTGCCCAGGAAAAAGCTCGTGGCCCTGGATGCCAACACCAGCGCTCCCAGACACCCTGACTGAGGGTCCCGGTTGTACCCgagcccagggctgggtgctgggggtgtTGCTCCCCCGGTACCCCATGatgccttccctgcccctgggaCTGGCAGCCCAACGGCGACAACATTTCCAAAAggcttctttcccttcctccagcagctctcctatTCAAGCCATCAGAAAGGAATGAGCCTCCTCTGGAATCGCTGCTGGCGAGCCCCAGCAAACCCTCCTCTCTGCATCAAACAGCATGCAGAACCCCAAAGTCCTGCAGGTTGAGGCCATTCACACCCCGAATTCCCATCATAGGCGCCCAACAGGGCACAGGGCAACTCTGAGCTCCAGTTGCCCACTCTGGGTCCCCCACCGCGGGTGCTGCCTCCATCCATGCTCACACACTGCAGTCGGTGCGTGTTAGTACCCACCCCACTCCCCGCTGCTcctgggggctgtgctgcccatCAAACCCTTAAAAATTTCCTGAAGGAATAAATCCAGATGTGTCCCGGTCGATGGCTGGGGAGCCAGGAAGGGATTAGCACTTCCTGGTGCCCCGCAGCTGCTAATCCTGAACACGCTGCGTCCTGGCAGCACGGGCAGCTGCTGGTCCCGCTGCGGCCATGCCGGGGATCTCCCCACAGATGGAGATGCGTTCGGGAtgccctgcagcatcccaaaagcagggctgctgcaggaacagaggGCTGCCCCATCCCGGGGTGCCCCATGCCGGCGGAGGAGAACTCCAGAGTCAGGAGAGGGTTAGGGCGAGCGGTTAGTGGCACACGGGGAGGTTCATGCTGCACGGCACACACCGCTCCCACCTCCTGCCTCAGTCGCTCTCGGGACGGTACAGGTACTTCATCATCAGGCTGTCCACCTGCTTCTTCCgctgcttctcctctttcttGCCCCGGGCAGGACGTGTCGGCTCCtcgccccccgccgcccgcgggcCCTTCTTGACACTGGAGGTGCTGCGGTAGGAGCTGGTGGAGCCGGAGGAGGACTCGGAGGAGGAACTGGACTCGGATGATgactgctgcttcttcttcttcttcttggatttcttcttgcttttcttggCACGCTTCTTGGAGCTCTTCTTCTtccgctcctcctcctcctcagaggagcCCGAGCTGCTGCGGCACCGGCAGGTGTGCCGGGAGAAGTCGAGGGCGGATGCGGAGCGGCGCAGGCTGCCGGAGGGGCGGTCAGCGGCGCCCAGGGGGGCCGCACTCCGGACACTCCTGACACTCCGGACACTCCGGCCGTCGTCCCCCGAGTCGGCCtcggggctggagcagcccctggccaGCAGCGGACGGTagctcagcacctcctggaTGGCGGCTTCCAGGTCGGGATCGAGGTAGGAGCGGTGCCGCACGGGACGGGCGTCTCCAGGACCCTCCTCCTCGGAGGCTGCGCTGCGGGGCCGTGggggcacagagaagctgcGCCCCAAGAGGGGCTGCCCGCGGGACCCCTCGTCCGCCTCATCCAGGCGGCTGCGGGCCAGGGAGAGCCGCGACTCAGGGCGGCCCTCGGGCCCCCGCGCCGGCTCCGCAAGCTGCCGGGGCTGGAGAGGGCGAAGCTAAGCATCGAGCACCCCTCGTCCCCATCATCGCCGTCCTCCAGCCCGCGCCAGGAGGCGGAGGAGACGCGGCTCACTGGGGCGGAGGCGACGGAGGCTTTCTCTACGTCGGTGGCCGAGAGGGACCACCGCTTGTCCAGCCCTTGGCGAGCCCGGCCGCTGGCGTCGGCGAAGGCGCGGGCGATGACGGCCGCCCGGTCCTGGGGCTCGCCGCCGCGGGCCGCCGGCGCGGAGGGCGCTCGGGGGAAGGCGGCCGCTCGCCCAGGGCGCTGAACAGCGTCTGCTCATCCCCGCGGCCGCCTATGGAATCCTTGAGGCCCGGCCGCTTCCTGTAGCTGAGGGAGCTCAACACCGACACCGGCCGCTCCTCGGGCTCGGGGCCGTCCGGCGGGGCTGACCTGTGCCGCGGCACCGCGGCCCCGCACGCACCGGGGAGACAAGAGAGACACGGAGATGAGCGGGCAAAGGGGGGGCTGCGAGGCGGCCTCGGCAATTTGCGTCAGCGGGAAATGGCATCGTGGAAAAATGTCATGTAAATGTGGGAATTGTTCTAGCCCAGCACTTTGATTCCCCTTTAAAGTGTTGCCttcaatttatttcattgtCGGCTACCGGGAGCCGCTGTGTTTGATTCCCGACTTCAGAAAAGGTGGAATTATCTCCAataacaaaatgttttacatCTGCACCGCTGAATAAATTAAACCAATTAACAGAAACCAGCTCAGATCTTTCCCCCCTGCTCGGCAGAGGGAGGAAGTCCCCTGGGACTCCTGGAGCCCTGCTAGGAAATTGGGTTTggataaaagcaaagcaatctGTGCTCAGCAGGCAAGCATTTTCCATGGGGAAGGGTAGTGTGCCCCAGCCCCATGCCGTGGGTGCACCTGGGCATGCTCCCCACCTCTGCCAACATTTTCTGAGAGGTGTGGAGAGGGATGGGGTGGGGCTGAAGAGGAGggcaggatggagcagggaatCAGTCCTGGAGTGATGGAATGCTGCACAGAGCTAAAGCTCAGTATCGAAAGACCTGAGGAGGCAGATGGGGTGGGGGCTGTGGATGCCCATATGCCTCCAGGGTGGGATGAGGGAAGGGGGACCAGGGAGGTCCCCTTGGGTGGGGGGACGTGTGTCCCCAAGGGAGACTGAGCTGCTCACCAGCATTAACCCTTCCCTGGCCAACAAACACCAGATGGGAACACGGTACCAAATCCCACATCCCGTGGGCACCCACCCTGTCCatgtcccagcacagctcagcctgtcCTCTGCCCACCAGCCCcgtgcccagccctgcacccaCCTGCTGCCCTTCAGGCTGCTGTCATCCGAGAGTGCTTTGGAGGAGCCTTTGTTCTTGGAGAGCCAAGACTTCACCCCATCCACGCgctcctccagctctgagtCCACATCTGAGTCACCATCACTGCCGGAGGAGTGGGTCAGGGTGGGAGAAAGCAAGAGGTCAGCGTGGGGCAGTGATGTTTTGGGTGCTGGAGAGATGAAAGTGCACTGGAGGGCACTGAACTCCTCCAGTACCCACTGCCTGTGTACCCTGGCATGGGTGAAACCCCATCCTATGGTTCTGCTCCATCTCCGGGACATAATCTGCATGCACATAGTTCAACCTGCAAGGCAGGGGCTCCCTGAAGCACCCCCAAACCACCCCTGCGCCTGCCCAAGGGGCTCTTGCACCCTCTATCCAACATCTCTCCCTatcactgcacagctctggagctggagaCAGCAGGGCCTGGCTTTGGGGCATcaggcagggcacagctccagAAACACAGGAGATTTCCAACTCCAGGACCAGGAAGGAAATAAGTGGGTTCATTTTACAGGCTGCCGTCGCGTGCAGAATTACAGCGAGGAAGAGCAATGCTGATGGCCCCGGGTAAACAGGAGTTTAGCAGGCGGAACAGAAACGACTCTGGCACAGCGGGCGTGGGAGCACAGCGGGCAGATTTACAGCCCTGCCGTGCCCGAGAGCCCCTGATTTACGTCCCGGCGTAAAAAAAGTCCTATCTGGCTTAAACCATCTAATTTATAATGGCCGTTTGTAACCATATTGATTGCCTTTAGAAAGAAGGTGCTGTCTGCATTGCAAAATCCATTCCTCCACGTTAAAAGCATCCCTGAATAAATCTCTCTTAATACCTCACCGCTTACTGCTTTCATTAGGGTTATGGCAGCACCAGTGGGATCTATATGGAAATGGAAGCAGTGTGGTCCCCCTCTTGCCACCCCGCTCCCACCAGGCCACTCCAAGGAAGGGATCTTAAACAGCCTTTTATCCTCCTGGTTTTGGGCTTATTCCCTGCCTGGGAATGACAGCAAACAGCACAAGGGACAGGCTGGAATAGACCCTGTATATGAATCCTTCTCTTTATAAATTCAGAGCAACGAGCCGCACTCCATCCTGCGCATCTCCCTCCCCTGCAATACATCCAGGCAACGCTgggcttggggaaaaaaaaaaacaacaaaaagacacagaacgacaccaaaaaaaaccccagcaagcCCCAAAAACAGGCTCTGAGGGCAGCTAAGGTTTTCTGACCAACGGAATTAAGCTCCACATCAAACACAGTTTATGTCCAGGCAAACGTGCCGTTAGTTAAGCAGGATCTGGGTCGTGGGAGCGACCATGGATGGGGGTATTAATTAGTGGCAGCAGGGCTCCACTGCCGCCCCACTCTGACAGATTTGTCATCAGCCACGGCAGAGCATCCCccccccagcccatcccaggggCTTGCCCTGTCCCCATGCGTGGGATGTGGTTATGTGCTGTGCCGTGCTGTGCCGTGGATGCTGTTAGGGCATGCAGAGTTAGGCCAGTGACATGCGGGACCCCGGCCCCTGGGGGTGAGGTGGAGGTtaggggaggggaggaaggaaagagatgcTCCTCACAgtttactctttcttttctgatacTTTGCCACCATGTCCTGCAAACTGGGAGGGGTtggaggggcggggggggttGGAGGGGGgagaaacacaacagaaaagaaatcaaatgaaaggaaaattataaaaaaaaaaaaaaagaccaaatgGGTGGGGAATAGATGTGGGCAAATTAAATGGTGGGGACGGGACAGGGGAGGGAAGTGAGGCTTCTCTGTGCCCCTGGAGTGGGGTTGCACCCAGCTGGATCCCAGCATCCCAGGTTGGGTGCTGGAGCATATCCAAAGAaaggcaacagagctggggaaggatctggagcacaagtttGATGAGGAGcagttgagggagctgggggactcagcctggagaaaaggaggctcagggggcaCTTTCACcctctacaacttcctgaaaggaggttgtagccaggggggtcaggctctgctcccaaggaaCAAGCAATAAGACAAAAGGACATGGCCTCAGATTGTGCcttggatattagggaaaatttcttcaccaaaagggtggtcaggcattggaacaggctgtccagggaagtggtggagtcattccctggaaacattaaaaaaatgtgtggattggcacttggggacatgatttagtgctaacatggcagtgctgagttaatggCTGGAGTCGATGATCTCAGAAGGTCCTTCCCAACGTAAACaattgtatgattctatgattctatccCGGGCTGGGCTGCATCCCAGCGTCCCAAACCTCCTGCCAGCTtgtgctgccctggctcctgGGGCTCCCTGGGCTGTTTCCAGCCAGCTGGCAGGATCCTGGATGCACTTCAGGCACCTCCACAAGTGGCTGAAGCTCATGGGGGCTGCGGGTGGACGGAGGGATGGATGCACAGGTGCATGGACTGATGCCTGTGTGCACAGGTGCCCGATGCACGGATGGACAGACACGGGTGCATGGACAGATGCATGAGTGCACGATGCATGGATGGATGCACAGACAGCATCCTGCCAGGGCCAGGCAGAGCCGAGGGATCCCTGTGGCATTTCTGAAGTGGCGAGGGGAAGCGGTGAGCCCCAGGGACGCGCAAGAGCCGGGCTCCGTGCTCTCACCTGTTGATGAGATCCTCATTGCTGTCGCTCTCCATCTCATCCTCGATGGCTGCCTGCAGGTCCCCGATGCGCTTGAAGGCCAGCTTCAGGTCTGACTGCAGGCTCTGGTTGGCAGCTTCCAGGCTCTCCAGGTCCATCTCCTGCAGTGAGAGAACGGGATGAGCTGGGTTCCTTTAGAGAACACCCCCGTGTGCCCTGCCTGGCCCTATCATGGGTGCCTCACCAGCTCGTGCTTCTTGCGGCTGGCTTCTGCCTCCTTCTTGGCCAGCTCGCCCATCTCCTCCTTGACATCACGGAGCTGCCGCTGCAGCCGCTTGTTCTGCTCCTTCTCCCGGTTCTCGGCGGCTGCGCGCTGATCCCGCTCCTCCGTCAGCTTCTCCATGTTCTCCTTCAGCCGCGTGGCCAGGCTCTGCGGAGCAGCGGGgtcaccccaaatccccccacAGACCTCTCATCCTGCAGGTCCACCCTCACCCCAACACCCACCAGGAGATGATGTGAGGATGGATCTCACTCCCATAAAATTACAAAAGGAGATGGAGGAGAAACCATCCCCTCCCAGggccagggaaggggcagaaCAACAGCACGGGCTTTGTTGAATTGGAAAAATAGATTTAACTGTGTGTGAAGTAATTAAAACATGTAACGTAGGGAAAAAATAGCTCCCGTTCTCCCCCAGCCACTGAGCCAGCCGCTGCATATTTATGGCCTCGGCAGAGAGAGTGGGGAAGGAAATAATAGCTTGGAAAATATGAAGAGGAGAGCTAAGCTGCCGCGCTCCCCGGCAGAGCTGCGGAGGCAGAATATAAAACAGGCTGCGTTCGCGGGACTGGGGAGTCTATAATTTCCCTAAGTCGATGCAGGGAAAGAGCAGCACTTTGCCGGGCTGGGAGGTGGATTACTGTTATCAGTGCTTGCAGGGAGTCCTCCCTGTGGAGATGGGGATGGGCTGCCAGAGGGAGACGGCTGCAGCGTGGGGGGTCCTGGGGAGGGGAGGCACTCAGCAGACCCTCAGGCAGGTTCGTTATGGTCCTGTTGCAcccctgtcccagctggagcagagggggagcTCCGTGACTACCTCCAGGCGCTTGACTTGAGTCCTCTCGAACTCCAGCCTGGTCTCCAGCTCACGGATCTTGGCCTCTTGCCGGCTCACCAGTGACTTGTCCACCATGGACTGCTCCAGGAACTCCAGCTGGCTCTGCAGACCTTGCA comes from Corvus cornix cornix isolate S_Up_H32 chromosome 19, ASM73873v5, whole genome shotgun sequence and encodes:
- the LOC120411036 gene encoding suppressor protein SRP40-like, producing the protein LRPLQPRQLAEPARGPEGRPESRLSLARSRLDEADEGSRGQPLLGRSFSVPPRPRSAASEEEGPGDARPVRHRSYLDPDLEAAIQEVLSYRPLLARGCSSPEADSGDDGRSVRSVRSVRSAAPLGAADRPSGSLRRSASALDFSRHTCRCRSSSGSSEEEEERKKKSSKKRAKKSKKKSKKKKKKQQSSSESSSSSESSSGSTSSYRSTSSVKKGPRAAGGEEPTRPARGKKEEKQRKKQVDSLMMKYLYRPESD